Proteins encoded together in one Armatimonadota bacterium window:
- a CDS encoding putative metallopeptidase, whose translation MQWHPAGDLAARLRRIVAALRLDYIDPARVRCVRVTGSRANALARIWGLPPVFQRALRLPAHYVIEFMVPAFDRLRREEQDRVIIHELLHIPRTFSGGIRPESSPPLRISRRTVEQYYRQYLAAMRGRVADGGPRGGSAPRGRRPRRSA comes from the coding sequence ATGCAGTGGCATCCCGCCGGCGATCTGGCTGCCCGGTTGCGCCGCATCGTCGCCGCCCTCAGGCTCGACTACATCGACCCGGCCCGCGTTCGCTGCGTGCGGGTGACGGGATCCCGGGCCAATGCCCTGGCCCGCATCTGGGGGTTGCCGCCGGTGTTTCAGAGGGCCCTGCGCCTCCCGGCCCACTACGTCATCGAGTTCATGGTGCCTGCGTTCGACCGGCTGCGCCGGGAGGAGCAGGATCGGGTGATCATCCACGAGCTGCTGCACATCCCCCGCACGTTCAGCGGGGGGATCCGACCCGAGAGTTCCCCGCCGCTGAGGATCAGCCGGCGGACCGTCGAGCAGTACTACCGCCAGTACCTGGCCGCCATGCGGGGCCGCGTCGCCGATGGTGGACCGCGCGGAGGCTCGGCCCCGCGGGGGCGCCGGCCGCGCCGGTCCGCGTGA